In one Umezawaea sp. Da 62-37 genomic region, the following are encoded:
- a CDS encoding maleylpyruvate isomerase N-terminal domain-containing protein, which produces MGDLACVGLVLTDVQWASASGLGEWTVRELYAHVGRGVTTTAELVAVGSGPELPDAASYFLALRELGPTGAVGVAAAAKEWAAERDVGTLVGDFDGLAAKVVADVRAVGTGVVTTIAGTMRMSDYVLTRVLEATVHLLDLVAVVPGAAEVPEAALRRAVDVLTDLTPPAELIALATGRPSGVVFPVLT; this is translated from the coding sequence GTGGGGGACCTGGCATGCGTCGGACTGGTGCTGACGGACGTCCAGTGGGCTTCGGCGTCGGGGCTCGGGGAGTGGACCGTGCGCGAGTTGTACGCCCACGTCGGGCGCGGGGTAACGACGACGGCCGAGCTGGTGGCGGTCGGGTCGGGGCCGGAGTTGCCTGATGCGGCCTCGTACTTCCTCGCCCTGCGCGAACTCGGTCCGACGGGTGCGGTGGGGGTGGCCGCGGCGGCGAAGGAGTGGGCGGCGGAGCGGGACGTCGGGACGCTGGTCGGTGATTTCGACGGACTCGCGGCGAAAGTCGTGGCTGACGTGCGGGCTGTCGGAACCGGTGTGGTGACGACGATCGCGGGCACCATGCGGATGAGCGACTACGTGCTCACGCGGGTGCTGGAGGCGACGGTGCACCTGCTGGACCTGGTGGCCGTCGTGCCCGGTGCGGCGGAGGTGCCGGAGGCGGCGTTGCGGCGCGCGGTGGACGTGCTGACCGATCTGACGCCGCCCGCGGAGCTCATCGCGTTGGCCACCGGACGTCCGTCGGGTGTCGTGTTCCCGGTTCTGACCTGA
- a CDS encoding cupin domain-containing protein, with the protein MSLLPTASGVEGLSERARWHLGGLLTVKVAAADSDGAIAVVEERALRGYATPPHVHGREDETLYVIDGEVEYVVDGRAGVVTSGEGVFLPRGLAHHFRVASADAHFLVIITPGGFEEFFRQVSPPALANRPPDGQDHPHTDPALVVTAAGALGTTVFRGTGDVVVAAARTIAGSTDPVELSRAYRTVENAVAGPVPAPLDTVADLLLQAARRVGENPAHARALILLGILAEGEDPARRRVHAAAADLVRLVRPGAPEAVALAFTYVLAHFPEHGHAVREALEPLGLPESDWLRLLRCLDAPDVARIGRVWPTPTVWRLDAVERELDRTWRATLRLDEADGAALWESETTALLAYMGAKAENAVTGSDRA; encoded by the coding sequence ATGTCTTTGTTGCCAACGGCTTCCGGAGTCGAGGGGCTGTCCGAACGGGCGCGCTGGCACCTCGGTGGCCTGCTCACGGTCAAGGTCGCTGCGGCCGACAGCGACGGGGCGATCGCGGTGGTCGAGGAGCGCGCCCTGCGCGGGTACGCGACGCCGCCGCACGTGCACGGCCGCGAGGACGAGACGCTGTACGTCATCGACGGGGAGGTCGAGTACGTCGTCGACGGCAGGGCTGGTGTCGTGACGTCCGGCGAGGGGGTGTTCCTGCCCAGGGGGCTGGCGCACCACTTCCGGGTGGCCTCCGCCGACGCGCACTTCCTGGTGATCATCACGCCCGGCGGGTTCGAGGAGTTCTTCCGGCAGGTCAGTCCGCCCGCGTTGGCGAACAGGCCGCCGGACGGGCAGGACCACCCGCACACCGACCCGGCGCTGGTCGTCACGGCCGCGGGAGCGTTGGGCACCACGGTGTTCCGGGGAACCGGGGACGTCGTGGTCGCCGCGGCCCGGACGATCGCGGGCTCGACCGATCCCGTCGAGCTGTCCCGCGCCTACCGCACCGTCGAGAACGCCGTGGCCGGGCCCGTGCCCGCGCCACTGGACACCGTCGCCGACCTGCTACTCCAAGCCGCGCGCCGGGTGGGGGAGAACCCCGCCCACGCCAGGGCGTTGATCCTGCTGGGCATCCTCGCGGAGGGCGAGGACCCGGCGCGGCGGCGGGTGCACGCCGCCGCCGCCGACCTGGTCCGGCTGGTCCGGCCGGGCGCGCCCGAGGCGGTCGCCCTCGCGTTCACCTACGTGCTGGCGCACTTCCCCGAGCACGGCCACGCCGTCCGCGAGGCGCTGGAACCGTTGGGGCTGCCCGAATCCGACTGGCTGCGCCTGCTGCGCTGCCTGGACGCGCCGGACGTGGCGCGGATCGGCCGCGTGTGGCCGACGCCGACGGTGTGGCGGCTCGACGCCGTCGAACGCGAACTCGACCGGACGTGGCGGGCCACGCTGCGGCTGGACGAGGCCGACGGGGCGGCGCTGTGGGAGTCCGAGACGACGGCATTGCTGGCGTACATGGGTGCCAAGGCGGAGAACGCCGTGACGGGGAGCGACCGTGCTTGA
- a CDS encoding class I SAM-dependent methyltransferase, whose translation MLDLLDTRFHDAFACPTCHGPLAAAVDGLRCAVCERDYTAAAGYVDFAPEIRMKQGLGPFYMQDPLHVTRYEPATRDAFLDIMGENWGRDLTPELEDDYLRANLEPADGLVLDLACGSGRWTRTLMRHLGGSRVVGLDLSIAMIDLVRAGLPDLCVVRGTALNLPFADGSLGAVNCSNALQLLPDPRSVLREAGRCTKPGGLFTAFTFRRADRPAYRYFQRRHEQTFNVRAFSTTELLTWLTAAGFELVDLRTPAGMLLLTARRTA comes from the coding sequence GTGCTTGATCTGCTCGACACGAGGTTCCACGACGCCTTCGCGTGCCCGACGTGCCACGGCCCGCTGGCCGCCGCGGTCGACGGACTGCGCTGCGCGGTGTGCGAGCGCGACTACACGGCCGCCGCCGGGTACGTCGACTTCGCGCCCGAGATCAGGATGAAGCAGGGGCTCGGCCCGTTCTACATGCAGGATCCCCTGCACGTCACCAGGTACGAGCCCGCGACGCGGGACGCGTTCCTCGACATCATGGGCGAGAACTGGGGCCGCGACCTCACCCCGGAGCTGGAGGACGACTACCTGCGGGCGAACCTCGAACCCGCGGACGGCCTCGTGCTGGACCTCGCCTGCGGTTCCGGCCGCTGGACCCGCACCCTCATGCGCCACCTCGGCGGCTCGCGCGTCGTCGGACTCGACCTCAGCATCGCCATGATCGACCTGGTCCGCGCCGGACTGCCGGACCTGTGCGTCGTGCGCGGGACGGCGCTCAACCTGCCGTTCGCCGACGGCTCGCTCGGCGCCGTCAACTGCTCGAACGCCCTGCAACTGCTGCCCGATCCGCGTTCCGTCCTCCGCGAGGCGGGCCGCTGCACCAAGCCCGGCGGCCTGTTCACCGCCTTCACCTTCCGCCGCGCCGACCGTCCCGCGTACCGCTACTTCCAGCGCAGGCACGAGCAGACCTTCAACGTGCGCGCGTTCTCCACCACCGAACTCCTCACGTGGCTGACCGCCGCGGGCTTCGAACTCGTCGACCTGCGCACCCCGGCGGGCATGCTGCTGCTCACCGCGCGACGCACGGCCTGA
- a CDS encoding MBL fold metallo-hydrolase encodes MDEIEIGDVGVTRVEEMHGPVGMTPEQFFPGSPEEAWAEHRDMLVPDHFDPADGIVQVAMQTWLLRSEGRTILVDTGVGNDKTRPAVPGWDHLRTDYLGNLERSGVRPEDVDLVVNTHLHVDHVGWNTRLRDGVWEPTFPNATYLMPKADFEFWNPANNSAVAGGVNENVFEDSVAPVHANGQVRLWEDGHVIDANLRLEAAPGHTPGSSVLKLVSGTERALLAGDLVHSPLQVLEPGHNSCFCEDAEEARRTRGRLLGWAADQHALVLPAHFSGHSALHVERRGAAFAIAAWAPFTRY; translated from the coding sequence ATGGACGAGATCGAGATCGGTGACGTCGGGGTGACCCGCGTCGAGGAGATGCACGGACCGGTGGGCATGACGCCGGAGCAGTTCTTCCCCGGTTCGCCGGAGGAGGCGTGGGCGGAGCACCGCGACATGCTGGTGCCGGACCACTTCGACCCGGCGGACGGCATCGTGCAGGTCGCGATGCAGACGTGGCTGCTGCGCAGCGAGGGCAGGACGATCCTCGTGGACACCGGCGTGGGCAACGACAAGACGCGGCCCGCGGTGCCGGGGTGGGACCACCTGCGGACCGACTACCTCGGGAACCTCGAACGGTCCGGGGTGCGGCCGGAGGACGTCGACCTGGTGGTGAACACGCACCTGCACGTCGACCACGTCGGTTGGAACACGCGGCTGCGCGACGGCGTCTGGGAGCCGACCTTCCCGAACGCCACGTACCTGATGCCCAAGGCGGACTTCGAGTTCTGGAACCCCGCCAACAACTCCGCCGTCGCTGGTGGCGTGAACGAGAACGTGTTCGAGGACAGCGTCGCGCCGGTGCACGCCAACGGCCAGGTGCGGCTGTGGGAGGACGGCCACGTGATCGACGCGAACCTGCGGCTGGAGGCGGCTCCCGGTCACACGCCGGGGTCCAGCGTGCTCAAGCTCGTCTCCGGGACGGAGCGGGCGCTGCTCGCTGGCGACCTCGTGCACAGTCCGCTGCAGGTGCTGGAACCCGGCCACAACAGCTGCTTCTGCGAGGACGCCGAGGAGGCGCGCCGGACCAGGGGCAGGCTGCTCGGCTGGGCGGCCGACCAGCACGCGCTCGTCCTGCCCGCGCACTTCAGCGGGCACAGCGCGCTCCACGTCGAACGCCGGGGCGCGGCGTTCGCGATCGCGGCCTGGGCGCCGTTCACCCGCTACTGA
- a CDS encoding carboxylesterase family protein yields MDTEVLTTSGPVRGLGTGHGAVFHGVPYAAAPVGALRFAAPRPHEPWTEVRDATRPGPTAPQPVRGGFGSLDVSPYFAPGWVEGADHLVLDIHVPARADRLAPVVVFVHGGGFTAGSAGSPMYDGTAFARDGVVLVTVEYRLGVPGFLHLPDAPDNRGLLDVLAALHWLRDNASRFGGDPDNVTLSGQSAGAIIVGGVLADPASKGLVRRAIMQSGSGTAAFTAEQAGIVTAAVGRELGIEPTAEALADVPDRTFVDLMPRLNGLDLGTPTHHDPFGGITPFSLVLDRQPADALAEGRGSGVDLLIGSNVDEGALYLAPLGGLSASTDDDVLAVAARFHPRPAELVAAYRAERPDATPAGLRVAVLGDGMFGAGTRRVVAARSAADTPTFVYEFTWRSDALDGELGACHVVELPFVFDHADLPSLHGPNALLGTTAPPADLARRMHRAWVDFATTGDPGWPRHEPEHRLVRRIGATWETVGDPRPGEARAWS; encoded by the coding sequence ATGGACACCGAGGTGCTCACGACCTCGGGCCCGGTCCGCGGCCTCGGGACCGGGCACGGCGCGGTCTTCCACGGTGTGCCGTACGCGGCCGCTCCCGTTGGGGCCCTGCGGTTCGCCGCGCCGCGTCCGCACGAGCCGTGGACGGAGGTCCGCGACGCCACGAGACCCGGACCGACCGCCCCGCAGCCCGTGCGGGGCGGCTTCGGCAGCCTGGACGTGTCGCCCTACTTCGCACCGGGCTGGGTCGAGGGCGCCGACCACCTGGTGCTGGACATCCACGTCCCGGCACGCGCGGACCGCCTCGCGCCGGTGGTGGTCTTCGTGCACGGCGGTGGTTTCACCGCCGGTTCGGCGGGGTCGCCGATGTACGACGGCACGGCGTTCGCGCGTGACGGGGTCGTGCTGGTGACCGTCGAGTACCGGCTGGGCGTCCCCGGTTTCCTGCACCTGCCCGACGCGCCGGACAACCGGGGGCTGCTCGACGTCCTCGCGGCCCTGCACTGGTTGCGGGACAACGCCTCCCGGTTCGGCGGCGACCCGGACAACGTGACCCTGTCCGGCCAGTCGGCGGGCGCGATCATCGTCGGCGGGGTCCTCGCGGACCCGGCATCGAAGGGGTTGGTGCGTCGCGCGATCATGCAGAGCGGCAGCGGCACCGCGGCCTTCACGGCGGAGCAGGCGGGGATCGTCACGGCGGCGGTCGGCCGGGAACTCGGGATCGAGCCCACCGCCGAAGCCCTGGCGGACGTGCCCGACCGGACGTTCGTCGACCTGATGCCCCGGCTCAACGGCCTCGACCTGGGCACACCGACCCACCACGACCCGTTCGGCGGCATCACGCCGTTCAGCCTGGTCCTCGACCGGCAGCCCGCCGACGCGCTGGCCGAAGGGCGGGGGAGCGGCGTGGACCTGCTCATCGGGTCCAACGTGGACGAGGGCGCGCTCTACCTGGCGCCGCTCGGCGGGCTGTCCGCCTCCACGGACGACGACGTCCTGGCGGTCGCCGCCCGGTTCCACCCCCGTCCGGCCGAGCTGGTCGCGGCGTACCGGGCCGAACGGCCGGACGCCACACCCGCGGGGCTGCGGGTCGCGGTGCTGGGGGACGGGATGTTCGGCGCGGGCACCCGGCGGGTGGTCGCCGCCCGCTCGGCGGCGGACACCCCGACCTTCGTCTACGAGTTCACCTGGCGCTCGGACGCGTTGGACGGCGAGCTGGGGGCGTGCCACGTGGTGGAGCTGCCGTTCGTCTTCGACCACGCCGACCTGCCGTCGTTGCACGGACCGAACGCGCTGCTCGGCACCACCGCGCCGCCCGCCGATCTCGCGCGGCGCATGCACCGGGCGTGGGTCGACTTCGCCACGACCGGCGATCCCGGCTGGCCCCGCCACGAGCCGGAGCACCGGCTGGTGCGCCGGATCGGTGCCACCTGGGAGACGGTCGGCGACCCGCGGCCGGGGGAGGCGCGCGCCTGGTCGTGA
- a CDS encoding FAD-dependent oxidoreductase — MVMHVVVIGAGLYGASVTASLTRRGARVTVVDAAAPAGGTSGATFSWTNSCGKQPRAYHDLCVAGMDAHRKLAAEVPDADWYHEGGNLEWADDDTGREELRRKVADVLDYGYEARWLDRADVLRLEPDMAPSELPDDGIAHFPREGWIDPTRLIAHLLSTAVAGGAELVRDDAVTALDTAGGGVRTVRLASGRLLSTDAVVDCAGPLAGRIAGLAGLDLPMRNVHGVLIYTSPAPVRVSRVVHAPRVHVRPDGAGRLLLHTHESDNAVHVSDTGETTVDRSAIDEVLTAGRALYPGLATATAEAVRVGERPIPADGLPVLGRALDLPDFHFGVSHSGATLSLHAGDLVAAEVLGEPQDALAPFRFERLG; from the coding sequence ATGGTCATGCACGTGGTCGTCATCGGAGCCGGTCTCTACGGCGCGTCGGTCACCGCCTCGCTCACCCGGCGGGGCGCCCGCGTCACCGTCGTCGACGCCGCGGCTCCGGCGGGCGGCACGTCCGGTGCCACGTTCTCGTGGACCAACTCCTGCGGCAAGCAGCCCAGGGCCTACCACGACCTGTGCGTGGCGGGGATGGACGCGCACCGGAAGCTCGCCGCCGAGGTGCCCGACGCCGACTGGTACCACGAGGGCGGCAACCTGGAGTGGGCCGACGACGACACCGGGCGCGAGGAGCTGCGCCGCAAGGTCGCGGACGTCCTCGACTACGGCTACGAGGCCCGCTGGCTCGACCGCGCCGACGTCCTGCGCCTGGAACCCGACATGGCTCCCTCCGAGCTGCCCGACGACGGGATCGCCCACTTCCCCCGCGAGGGCTGGATCGACCCGACCCGCCTGATCGCCCACCTGCTCTCCACGGCCGTCGCAGGCGGCGCCGAGCTCGTCCGCGACGACGCCGTCACGGCTCTGGACACCGCCGGGGGCGGGGTCCGCACCGTCCGGCTCGCCTCCGGACGCCTGCTCTCCACCGACGCCGTGGTGGACTGCGCCGGCCCCCTGGCGGGCCGGATCGCCGGGCTGGCCGGTCTTGACCTGCCGATGCGCAACGTCCACGGCGTCCTGATCTACACCTCCCCGGCCCCGGTGCGGGTGTCCCGAGTGGTGCATGCCCCGCGTGTGCATGTCCGCCCTGACGGTGCCGGGCGGCTGCTGCTGCACACCCACGAGAGCGATAACGCCGTGCACGTGTCCGACACCGGCGAGACCACCGTGGACCGGTCCGCGATCGACGAGGTGCTGACCGCGGGCCGCGCCCTCTACCCCGGCCTGGCCACCGCGACCGCGGAGGCGGTCCGGGTCGGTGAACGGCCCATTCCCGCCGACGGCCTCCCGGTGCTCGGCCGCGCGCTCGACCTGCCCGACTTCCACTTCGGCGTCTCCCACAGCGGCGCCACCCTCAGCCTGCACGCGGGCGACCTGGTCGCGGCCGAGGTGCTCGGCGAACCCCAGGACGCCCTGGCCCCGTTCCGCTTCGAACGCCTCGGCTGA
- a CDS encoding ABC transporter ATP-binding protein, with translation MIRTRGLTKRFGRIVAVDSVDLDVAEGDRFGFLGPNGSGKTTLVRMLLGLVHATAGEIEVLGEPMPRSAARVLPQVGAMVEGPGAYPHLSGRRNLAMFDAAGPGGGRRGRADRVESTLAQVGLSGVDRRPVSAYSLGMRQRLGLAAALLRAPRLLILDEPTNGLDPKGIREIRDLLIALNEGGTTVFLSSHLLAEVEQLCTRVAVVDRGRMVLQDSLDTLLAPTGHVLLHSPDAAEVVAMLDGQVVRRDGDRLVVRHADAAGLNAALVGKGLRVSAIEAERRTLEQVVLDSTGASGDRIDGELR, from the coding sequence GTGATCAGGACTCGCGGGCTGACCAAGCGGTTCGGCCGGATCGTCGCCGTGGACTCGGTCGACCTCGACGTGGCCGAGGGCGACCGGTTCGGCTTCCTCGGCCCCAACGGCTCCGGCAAGACCACGCTCGTGCGGATGCTGCTCGGGCTCGTGCACGCGACGGCGGGTGAGATCGAGGTGCTCGGCGAGCCGATGCCCCGGAGCGCGGCCAGGGTGCTCCCGCAGGTCGGCGCCATGGTCGAGGGGCCGGGCGCGTACCCGCACCTGTCCGGACGGCGCAACCTGGCGATGTTCGACGCGGCGGGCCCCGGCGGCGGTCGTCGCGGGCGTGCCGACCGGGTCGAGTCCACGTTGGCGCAGGTAGGTCTGTCCGGTGTGGACCGCCGCCCGGTGTCGGCCTACTCGCTCGGGATGCGGCAACGCCTCGGCCTGGCAGCCGCCCTGCTGCGCGCGCCGCGGCTGCTCATCCTCGACGAGCCCACGAACGGCCTGGACCCCAAGGGCATCCGCGAGATCCGCGACCTGCTGATCGCGTTGAACGAGGGCGGCACCACCGTGTTCCTGTCCAGCCACCTGCTCGCCGAGGTCGAGCAGCTGTGCACCCGCGTCGCCGTCGTGGACCGCGGCCGGATGGTGCTCCAGGACTCCCTGGACACCCTGCTCGCCCCCACCGGCCACGTCCTGCTGCACAGCCCCGACGCCGCCGAGGTCGTGGCGATGCTGGACGGGCAGGTGGTCCGCCGCGACGGCGACCGCCTGGTGGTGCGGCACGCCGACGCCGCCGGGCTGAACGCGGCCCTGGTCGGGAAGGGGCTGCGGGTGTCGGCCATCGAGGCCGAACGGCGGACCCTGGAGCAGGTGGTGCTGGACTCGACGGGTGCCAGCGGTGACCGGATCGACGGTGAGCTGCGGTGA
- a CDS encoding ABC transporter permease yields the protein MIGVELRKLALRPRVWLSIGLLCLLPALVAVLLSVSDLAPPPGQGGAFLSAVLRNGALFPAAALAMVLPVFLPLAVAVFAGDAIAGEAATGTLRYLLVRPVARPRVLAAKLVALAVFTVLAVLAVAVTSLVVGLVLFGTGAEAVGQASAATSLSGIDLSPGELALRMAAAIGYIVVSMVGFGSIALFFSTLSDSAIGAALAALAVLIGSSIMETLQAASAIKPYLPTNYWLSWIDFFRNPVFWDNIDKGLLLQAGYVVLFFGAAWANFASKDITS from the coding sequence GTGATCGGCGTCGAACTGCGGAAGCTGGCGCTGCGGCCGCGGGTGTGGTTGAGCATCGGGCTGCTGTGCCTGCTGCCCGCACTGGTCGCGGTGCTGCTGTCGGTGTCGGACCTGGCGCCGCCGCCGGGGCAGGGCGGGGCGTTCCTGTCGGCGGTGCTGCGCAACGGGGCGCTGTTCCCGGCGGCGGCGCTGGCGATGGTGCTGCCGGTGTTCCTGCCGTTGGCGGTGGCGGTGTTCGCGGGCGACGCGATCGCGGGCGAGGCCGCCACGGGCACGTTGCGGTACCTGCTGGTCCGACCCGTCGCACGGCCTCGGGTGCTGGCGGCGAAGCTGGTGGCGCTGGCCGTGTTCACGGTGCTGGCGGTGCTGGCGGTGGCCGTCACGTCGCTGGTCGTGGGGCTGGTGCTGTTCGGCACCGGGGCCGAGGCGGTGGGGCAGGCGAGCGCGGCCACGTCGTTGTCCGGGATCGACCTGTCACCGGGTGAGCTGGCGCTGCGGATGGCGGCGGCGATCGGCTACATCGTGGTGTCGATGGTCGGGTTCGGCAGCATCGCCCTGTTCTTCTCCACGCTGTCGGACTCGGCGATCGGCGCGGCGCTGGCGGCGCTCGCCGTGCTGATCGGCAGCTCCATCATGGAGACCCTCCAGGCCGCCTCCGCGATCAAGCCGTACCTCCCGACGAACTACTGGCTGTCCTGGATCGACTTCTTCCGCAACCCCGTGTTCTGGGACAACATCGACAAGGGCCTGCTGCTCCAGGCGGGGTACGTCGTGCTGTTCTTCGGCGCGGCCTGGGCGAACTTCGCCTCGAAGGACATCACCAGCTAG
- a CDS encoding lipase, with protein MRVWWSALSAPRRKLMVVLAVVVLLGAVGVGVAATRGVDIPTAAQDRPGPVLLVPGYGGDRESLAGLADRVRAAGRAATVLALPGDGTGDLRAQASALDDAVRAAVDDGAPSVDLVGYSAGGVVVRLWLAEHDSGRAARRVVTLGSPLHGTALAGEGGVLVPGACPVACTQLTPGSTLLTEVDRKPIPTTVPWLSIWTDDDTTVRPPDSARLTGAVNVALQQFCPDAVVAHSQLPTDPAVTGLVVRALTDAAPVDRAPTGCAR; from the coding sequence ATGCGAGTCTGGTGGTCGGCGCTCAGCGCGCCTCGGCGCAAGCTCATGGTCGTGCTCGCCGTCGTGGTGCTGCTGGGCGCGGTCGGTGTCGGGGTCGCGGCGACGCGTGGGGTCGACATCCCCACGGCGGCGCAGGACCGGCCGGGGCCGGTGCTGCTGGTGCCCGGTTACGGCGGTGACCGGGAGTCGTTGGCCGGGTTGGCCGACCGGGTGCGGGCCGCGGGTCGGGCGGCCACCGTGCTGGCGTTGCCCGGTGACGGGACCGGGGACCTGCGGGCGCAGGCGTCGGCTCTGGACGACGCGGTGAGGGCGGCCGTCGACGACGGTGCTCCTTCGGTCGACCTCGTCGGCTACTCGGCGGGCGGGGTCGTGGTGCGGTTGTGGCTGGCCGAGCACGACAGCGGGCGGGCCGCGCGGCGGGTGGTCACGCTCGGGTCGCCGTTGCACGGGACGGCGCTCGCGGGTGAGGGCGGGGTCCTGGTGCCGGGTGCGTGCCCGGTGGCGTGCACGCAGCTCACGCCCGGCAGCACGTTGTTGACCGAGGTGGACCGGAAGCCGATTCCGACGACCGTGCCGTGGCTGTCGATCTGGACCGACGACGACACGACGGTGCGGCCGCCGGACTCCGCGCGGCTGACCGGGGCGGTGAACGTGGCGCTCCAGCAGTTCTGCCCCGACGCGGTCGTCGCGCACTCGCAGCTGCCGACCGACCCGGCCGTCACCGGACTCGTCGTGCGCGCCCTCACCGACGCCGCCCCCGTGGACCGGGCGCCCACCGGGTGCGCGCGCTAG